One genomic window of Campylobacter fetus subsp. fetus includes the following:
- the dnaG gene encoding DNA primase, with the protein MIEASSIENLKNIVDIADVVGSYLPLKRSGSDFVCVCPFHNDKNPSMRVSPSKGIFHCFSCKAGGDSIKFIMDYEKLSYPEAIEKLANMYNFTLNYTDNKNEHHYDKKILENLNLYYKSMLYKNREAINYLYSRGINDAMIEKWELGWAGASQATINLLENEEIEPKEALYVGAVKQNETGLYASFINRITFPIYNHLGKLVGFGGRTISNNPAKYVNSPQSAIFDKSKLLYGYDKAKNQIFKKGEIIICEGYMDCIMLHLAGISNAVAVLGTALTEKHIPLLKRSDIKVILSFDNDEAGVNAAFKSAKLLASSECDGRVVLISGGKDPAELVASGRANELRNSLEGGVELGEFYIRHLIKSSNPKTPLEVAKTLESVQEFTKGLKEIVANSYVPLVSSLLSLAPNSFSLCGNGFRYSPKKQMAKETKSAKKDLLELEILKNMLLNKDYLEVVKSDCGSDMFVTHNEIYKAVTISQNPNNPHIRELSLNDNFEIYDSLDRLKKALNILKINFCDKTIVLLASSNDKSKFEKIAQLQNIKKQLKGIQ; encoded by the coding sequence ATGATAGAAGCTAGTAGCATTGAAAATTTAAAAAATATCGTTGATATAGCAGACGTTGTAGGAAGTTATCTGCCTCTTAAACGTTCCGGAAGCGACTTTGTATGCGTATGCCCGTTTCATAATGATAAAAATCCGTCTATGAGAGTAAGTCCTAGCAAAGGTATTTTTCACTGTTTTTCATGCAAAGCCGGCGGAGATAGTATTAAATTTATAATGGATTATGAAAAACTAAGCTATCCTGAAGCTATAGAAAAACTAGCAAATATGTACAACTTCACGCTTAATTACACAGATAACAAAAACGAACATCACTATGATAAAAAAATATTAGAAAATTTAAATTTATATTATAAAAGTATGCTTTATAAAAACCGTGAAGCTATAAACTATTTATATAGTCGCGGTATAAACGATGCTATGATAGAAAAGTGGGAACTTGGCTGGGCTGGAGCGTCTCAAGCAACTATAAATTTACTAGAAAATGAAGAGATAGAACCAAAAGAAGCGCTGTACGTAGGAGCAGTCAAGCAAAACGAAACGGGGCTTTATGCCAGCTTTATAAACCGCATAACTTTTCCTATTTATAATCATCTTGGAAAACTTGTCGGATTTGGCGGTCGCACAATATCAAATAATCCGGCAAAATATGTAAATTCGCCTCAATCTGCTATATTTGATAAATCAAAACTGCTTTACGGATATGATAAAGCCAAAAATCAGATATTTAAAAAAGGCGAAATCATCATTTGCGAAGGATATATGGACTGCATAATGCTGCATCTAGCAGGAATTAGCAACGCTGTAGCCGTGCTTGGAACTGCACTTACCGAAAAACATATTCCTCTTTTGAAGCGTTCTGATATAAAAGTTATTTTAAGTTTTGATAACGATGAAGCCGGCGTAAATGCTGCATTTAAAAGTGCAAAATTGTTAGCTAGCAGCGAGTGCGACGGAAGAGTAGTTCTTATAAGCGGGGGGAAAGATCCGGCTGAGCTTGTAGCTAGCGGTAGAGCAAATGAGTTAAGAAATAGTTTAGAAGGCGGGGTTGAACTTGGAGAGTTTTACATAAGACATCTCATAAAATCCTCAAATCCAAAAACTCCTCTTGAAGTTGCTAAAACTCTTGAAAGCGTACAGGAATTCACAAAAGGACTAAAAGAAATAGTGGCAAACTCATACGTGCCGCTGGTATCTTCACTTCTGAGTTTAGCTCCAAATAGCTTTAGTCTTTGTGGCAATGGTTTTAGATATTCACCCAAAAAGCAGATGGCAAAAGAGACCAAAAGTGCAAAAAAAGATCTTTTAGAGCTTGAAATTTTAAAAAATATGCTTTTAAATAAAGATTATTTAGAGGTAGTAAAATCAGATTGCGGAAGCGATATGTTCGTAACTCACAATGAAATTTATAAAGCAGTAACTATCTCTCAAAATCCAAATAATCCACACATAAGAGAGCTAAGCTTAAATGATAATTTTGAAATTTACGATAGTTTAGATAGACTAAAAAAAGCACTAAATATACTAAAAATCAACTTTTGTGATAAAACTATCGTTTTGCTTGCTAGCTCAAACGACAAATCTAAATTTGAAAAAATAGCACAATTACAAAATATAAAAAAGCAATTAAAAGGAATTCAATGA
- a CDS encoding mechanosensitive ion channel family protein, with product MIKFLIKFLLIFSIGLQANESLTSITDEIFTINHQILIIDEQSKDKNASLGHDLDSLKSKKAALLEQIPLFITSYDSANLNKIKRERLNLQKKAELLSDNQVSDKFIRAKLNAENANLDEIFYSAISNLANAFLKDAKQDDINSILENTITNVQVSGYQDIKALKDSLSDELKAEFNDNFINLEIKRHSYQEILDYLKSHSDLLAGNFLFSSLKLKDVINYINKLVPFDQDTFNFGKFFLILVIFVFFISIRRMLSKIVFSIFTAFLSKEKKIAHKELQEQFILVIKKPISVFLIAYSVDICLSIFYYPSPVPINFANYFTIIYIVLISWLVLGILDGYGMVILSKIAQKSGRKEVVNLIIKILYFIVVIITILLILSRLGFDISTLIASLGIGGLAVALATKDIIANFFASIMLLFDNSFSQGDWIVCAGVEGTVVEIGLRKTTVRTFDNALVFVPNSKIMSENVKNWNRRKVGRQIKMTVGLSYSCSKKSIEACINDIRTMLLNHPGIAKSGVDSALNSKDFRMKYRQNMISVDDLAGYKSNLFVVLDEFADSSINILIYCFSKTVVWGEFLATKQDVMLKIMDIVEKYDDASFAFPSNSIYIEQMPKIEFENLNLKGDKNA from the coding sequence ATGATAAAATTTTTAATCAAATTTTTACTGATTTTTAGTATTGGCTTACAGGCAAACGAGTCGTTAACTAGTATAACAGATGAAATATTCACGATAAATCATCAAATTTTAATCATAGACGAGCAGAGCAAAGATAAAAATGCTAGTTTAGGACATGATCTTGACTCGTTAAAATCAAAAAAAGCTGCACTTCTTGAGCAAATTCCTCTTTTTATAACAAGTTATGATAGTGCAAATTTAAATAAAATCAAACGAGAAAGACTAAATTTACAAAAAAAGGCTGAACTTTTATCGGATAATCAAGTTTCTGATAAATTTATAAGAGCAAAACTAAATGCTGAAAACGCGAATTTAGACGAGATATTTTATAGCGCGATATCTAACTTGGCAAACGCGTTTCTAAAAGATGCAAAACAAGATGATATAAACTCTATACTAGAAAATACCATAACAAATGTTCAAGTATCGGGATATCAAGATATAAAAGCTCTAAAAGACTCGCTTAGCGACGAATTAAAAGCTGAATTTAACGATAATTTTATAAATTTAGAGATCAAAAGACATAGCTATCAAGAGATTTTGGACTATTTAAAAAGCCATTCAGACTTATTAGCAGGCAACTTTTTGTTTTCGAGTTTAAAATTAAAAGATGTGATAAACTACATAAATAAACTTGTTCCGTTTGATCAAGACACGTTTAATTTCGGTAAATTTTTTCTTATTTTAGTTATTTTTGTATTTTTCATATCTATACGAAGAATGCTTTCAAAGATTGTATTTAGCATATTTACGGCATTTTTATCAAAAGAAAAGAAAATAGCCCACAAAGAGCTACAAGAGCAGTTTATACTAGTTATCAAAAAACCGATTTCCGTCTTTTTAATAGCGTATTCTGTAGATATATGCCTTAGTATATTTTACTACCCGAGTCCAGTTCCTATAAATTTTGCAAACTATTTTACTATAATCTATATAGTTCTTATATCATGGCTAGTTCTTGGTATATTAGATGGATACGGAATGGTTATTTTAAGCAAAATTGCTCAAAAAAGTGGTAGAAAAGAGGTAGTAAATCTTATTATAAAGATCTTATATTTTATAGTAGTTATAATCACAATTTTACTGATTTTAAGTAGGCTTGGATTTGATATAAGTACCCTTATAGCGTCTCTTGGCATAGGAGGACTTGCAGTAGCTCTTGCTACAAAAGATATAATAGCAAACTTTTTTGCTTCCATTATGCTTTTGTTTGACAACTCATTTTCTCAAGGAGATTGGATAGTTTGCGCAGGAGTCGAGGGAACTGTAGTAGAGATAGGACTTAGAAAAACTACTGTTAGAACATTTGATAATGCTTTAGTATTTGTGCCAAACTCAAAAATAATGAGCGAAAACGTAAAAAACTGGAATAGAAGAAAAGTCGGCAGACAGATTAAAATGACTGTAGGTCTTAGCTATTCTTGTTCAAAAAAGAGTATAGAAGCTTGCATAAACGATATAAGAACAATGCTGCTAAACCATCCGGGGATTGCTAAAAGCGGAGTAGATAGCGCGCTAAACTCTAAAGATTTTAGAATGAAATATCGCCAAAATATGATCTCGGTAGATGATTTAGCCGGATATAAAAGCAACCTTTTTGTAGTGCTTGACGAATTTGCAGATAGCTCTATAAATATACTGATTTACTGCTTCAGTAAAACGGTGGTATGGGGAGAATTTTTAGCTACAAAACAAGATGTTATGTTAAAGATTATGGATATAGTAGAAAAATACGATGATGCTAGTTTTGCATTTCCGTCAAATAGCATATACATAGAGCAGATGCCAAAAATTGAATTTGAAAACTTAAATTTGAAAGGGGATAAAAATGCGTGA
- the rnhA gene encoding ribonuclease HI has protein sequence MKKICLFSDGSCLNNPGAGGWAYILEYEGYKKSSSGGAAYTTNNKMEIQAVIEGLKALKEPCEVSLYTDSSYVANAINIWLDSWIKKKFKNVKNVELWQELLELLNIHKVSANWVKAHNGHPQNEECDKLARNQAIKAQNG, from the coding sequence GTGAAGAAGATATGCCTTTTTAGCGATGGAAGTTGTTTAAATAATCCAGGAGCCGGCGGCTGGGCTTATATACTTGAGTATGAAGGGTATAAAAAATCCTCTAGCGGCGGAGCTGCTTATACTACAAATAACAAAATGGAGATACAAGCCGTGATAGAAGGTTTAAAAGCATTAAAAGAGCCGTGCGAAGTAAGCCTTTATACAGATAGTAGTTACGTAGCAAACGCTATAAATATATGGCTTGATAGTTGGATTAAGAAAAAATTTAAAAATGTAAAAAACGTAGAACTATGGCAGGAGTTGCTAGAACTTCTAAATATTCACAAAGTTAGTGCAAACTGGGTAAAAGCACATAACGGTCATCCGCAAAATGAAGAGTGCGATAAATTGGCAAGAAATCAAGCGATAAAGGCACAAAATGGATAA
- a CDS encoding GGDEF domain-containing phosphodiesterase produces the protein MNKRYITNKIIVVMVLVLSLFCAYFIFHTSEIISKNNFWLDKASEIKILNNDIDIQMSKQLSMINYDDMNAKITEINRLIHEIEMSKDFSKFFFKIKNKKIFMSLKKAIENKKIIIEKYQTLKSISSNDLVYISQNIQYASNLKFVSKLYSYIILSKLGTEFNATMFNHDINMQLNDIGDTKSFDYSLLSAIKDVGNSILALSNLSYDNINLKTTQKIDAFLNAINKHFKSNINDLMISVVVLLFIIILSSTRNIYTSVKNRKNAAKINQMGDMIANSPNQILIINREGKIIDANPAFEQISGYKKSEVLNKTLSFLNTNLKGTNIYDDILQSKQICRYNEFISKSKKGLLIYEKIIAIPTLDEYSQISGAIIVKQDITKERLIAKELGFKTAEIRNSALTDKLTGLGNHIALMEKIDDKKKGIVIYINVNHFSNLRFFYKTSTVDLILTAISETLKLCIETYKMNSSIYRIQLDEFCIWYEGSNINKDVKHILEYFKVKNIDIITSEGREILPNINITMGVSMEADTPNTNRLTQSILAHHEAISNDQNIAFYQDNNIIEQQYHKNQLISRMIQYALNENRVIVECQGIFDIRSSNKPILSSYEILIRIIDSENKIHYPGEFLGVAKQTSLYIALTKQVISKAFDLLETFCDKKFSINLSSIDMVNESVKKLFMQKLSLCSQPSHLTVEILESEGIDDYASINPFIESIKDHGCKLSIDDFGSGYSNYYRMLELDIDYLKIDGSIIKKLPFDENARSVVQTIVEFANRQKYDVVAEFVSSNEILEQVLSYGIKYAQGFLLGKPIHPSNID, from the coding sequence TATGATAAATTACGATGATATGAACGCTAAAATAACAGAGATAAACAGACTTATTCACGAAATAGAGATGTCAAAAGACTTTTCTAAATTTTTCTTTAAGATCAAAAATAAAAAGATATTTATGAGCCTAAAAAAGGCTATAGAAAATAAAAAAATTATCATAGAAAAATACCAAACTCTAAAATCAATATCAAGCAATGATCTTGTATACATAAGTCAAAATATACAATACGCATCAAATTTAAAGTTTGTAAGCAAACTATACTCGTATATAATTCTTAGCAAGTTAGGAACAGAGTTTAACGCAACTATGTTCAATCACGATATAAATATGCAATTAAACGATATAGGAGATACTAAAAGTTTTGATTATTCTCTTTTAAGCGCCATTAAAGATGTAGGAAATAGTATTTTAGCGCTTTCAAATTTATCGTACGATAATATAAATTTAAAAACCACGCAAAAAATAGACGCCTTTTTAAATGCTATAAATAAGCATTTCAAATCAAACATCAATGATCTTATGATAAGCGTAGTCGTACTTTTGTTTATTATTATATTATCATCTACTAGAAATATCTATACAAGCGTAAAAAATAGAAAAAATGCAGCCAAAATAAACCAGATGGGAGATATGATAGCAAATAGTCCAAATCAAATTTTAATCATAAATCGAGAAGGCAAAATCATAGATGCAAATCCTGCTTTTGAACAGATAAGTGGATATAAAAAATCAGAAGTTTTAAATAAAACTTTAAGCTTCTTAAATACAAATTTAAAAGGTACAAATATCTATGACGATATACTCCAAAGTAAGCAAATCTGCAGATATAACGAGTTTATAAGCAAGTCAAAAAAAGGACTTTTGATATATGAAAAAATAATAGCCATACCGACTTTAGACGAGTATTCACAAATATCTGGAGCTATCATAGTCAAACAAGATATCACAAAAGAAAGACTTATAGCAAAAGAGCTTGGATTTAAAACTGCAGAGATAAGAAACAGCGCTCTAACAGATAAACTAACAGGTTTAGGAAATCACATAGCGCTTATGGAAAAAATAGATGATAAGAAAAAAGGTATCGTCATCTATATAAATGTAAATCACTTTTCAAATTTAAGATTTTTTTATAAAACATCGACTGTGGATCTTATATTAACTGCGATATCAGAAACGCTTAAACTATGCATAGAAACATATAAAATGAACTCAAGCATATACAGAATACAACTAGATGAGTTTTGTATATGGTATGAAGGAAGCAATATAAATAAAGATGTAAAACATATCTTAGAGTATTTTAAGGTAAAAAATATAGACATAATAACAAGCGAAGGCAGAGAAATATTACCAAATATAAATATCACAATGGGCGTTAGCATGGAGGCAGACACTCCAAATACAAACCGCCTCACTCAGTCTATCTTAGCTCACCATGAAGCGATATCGAACGACCAAAATATAGCATTTTATCAAGATAACAACATAATAGAACAACAATATCATAAAAACCAGCTAATCTCAAGAATGATACAATACGCACTAAATGAAAATAGAGTTATAGTCGAGTGTCAAGGCATATTTGATATTAGATCAAGCAATAAACCTATATTGTCGTCATATGAAATTCTAATACGCATCATAGATTCCGAAAATAAAATACACTATCCTGGAGAGTTCTTAGGAGTAGCAAAACAAACATCGCTTTATATAGCACTCACAAAACAAGTTATAAGCAAAGCTTTTGATCTATTAGAAACATTTTGCGATAAAAAGTTTTCTATAAATTTATCAAGCATAGACATGGTAAACGAATCTGTTAAAAAGCTATTTATGCAAAAACTTTCTCTTTGCTCACAGCCTAGCCACCTTACTGTAGAAATATTAGAAAGTGAAGGTATAGACGACTATGCATCGATAAATCCATTTATAGAAAGCATAAAAGATCACGGATGTAAACTCTCTATAGATGATTTTGGAAGCGGATACTCAAATTACTATAGAATGCTTGAGCTTGACATCGATTACTTAAAAATAGACGGTTCGATCATCAAAAAACTTCCGTTTGACGAAAATGCAAGAAGCGTCGTACAAACTATAGTAGAGTTTGCAAATAGACAAAAATACGATGTTGTAGCCGAATTCGTATCATCTAATGAAATTTTAGAACAAGTACTTAGCTACGGTATAAAATACGCTCAAGGCTTTTTACTTGGCAAACCTATTCATCCTAGTAATATAGATTAG
- the rnc gene encoding ribonuclease III, producing the protein MDKLNRLEEHLGYKFKNKTLLKEALTHKSMKSSVNNERLEFLGDAVLDLIVGEYLFFKFKDTDEGNLSKLRAALVNEKSFASISSQIRLGDFLYLSAAEDNNNGRNKPSLVSDALEALMGAIYLESGLEAVKKIFINLLESQYNNIDLQSLGKDYKTTLQEITQARFGVTPRYELVSSSGPDHKKSFEMAVFLNDKELARAIGNSKKEAEQSAAWKVLQGMNI; encoded by the coding sequence ATGGATAAATTAAATAGATTAGAAGAGCATTTAGGTTATAAATTTAAAAATAAAACGTTGCTAAAAGAGGCGCTAACTCATAAGAGTATGAAAAGTAGCGTAAATAATGAGCGGCTCGAGTTTTTAGGAGATGCTGTTTTGGATCTTATAGTAGGAGAGTATCTATTTTTTAAATTTAAAGATACGGATGAGGGAAATCTCTCAAAGCTAAGAGCGGCTTTGGTAAATGAAAAGAGTTTTGCAAGTATAAGTTCGCAGATAAGATTAGGAGATTTTTTGTATCTGTCTGCTGCCGAGGATAATAATAACGGAAGAAATAAGCCAAGCTTAGTTAGCGATGCTTTAGAAGCACTTATGGGAGCTATATATTTAGAAAGCGGTTTAGAAGCGGTCAAAAAAATTTTTATAAATCTTTTAGAATCTCAGTATAATAATATAGACTTACAAAGCCTTGGGAAAGACTATAAAACGACTTTACAAGAGATTACTCAAGCGAGGTTCGGCGTTACGCCTAGGTACGAGCTTGTAAGTTCAAGCGGACCGGATCATAAAAAAAGTTTTGAAATGGCTGTTTTTTTAAACGACAAGGAGCTTGCTCGCGCTATTGGAAATAGCAAAAAAGAGGCTGAACAGAGTGCTGCGTGGAAAGTTTTGCAAGGAATGAATATATGA
- a CDS encoding tetratricopeptide repeat protein, which produces MDFFFVEYRDPIFGLIVFFGALLLIAVLSYVWGIFSIKDEKHSIEKFVKKFENSSGLSEKHKKMLLELDVDTNSLSVLALTFAKSGDFDKAISVYLVAIDKSPGKKQREFLLVALGKIYLKAGFLKKASEVFLESLKLSPRNSEALRYLGVTYEKLRMYENSLETLDALNEQGADTKAEVAYIKALIITSKTSKFSEKVAQILSLSEDFPLLKRMVLEQFIKHNEPLDGLSMLRLDECIDIVFRLDNLLNLENTEFKELLGAKGLSDDKPKDFNLALLRAANDNFLGATLSFSYFCTECKTSYPLFFYRCPNCARLGSVKILTHVIKDTSEEDMPF; this is translated from the coding sequence TTGGACTTCTTTTTTGTAGAGTATAGAGATCCGATTTTTGGGCTTATTGTATTTTTTGGAGCGCTTCTTTTAATAGCCGTGCTTAGCTATGTTTGGGGTATTTTTTCTATCAAAGATGAAAAACACAGCATAGAGAAATTTGTTAAAAAATTTGAAAATAGTAGCGGACTTAGTGAAAAGCACAAAAAGATGCTTCTTGAACTTGATGTTGATACAAACTCGCTTAGCGTTTTAGCCCTTACATTCGCAAAAAGCGGAGATTTTGATAAGGCTATAAGCGTGTATTTGGTTGCTATCGATAAATCACCCGGTAAAAAGCAGCGTGAGTTTTTATTGGTAGCGTTAGGAAAAATATATCTAAAAGCTGGATTTTTAAAAAAAGCCAGTGAAGTGTTTTTAGAATCTCTCAAACTAAGCCCTAGAAATAGTGAAGCTTTAAGATATCTTGGCGTAACATATGAAAAACTTAGAATGTATGAAAATAGTCTTGAAACTTTAGACGCTTTAAATGAACAAGGTGCGGATACAAAAGCAGAAGTTGCCTATATAAAAGCTCTTATCATAACTAGCAAAACTAGTAAATTTAGTGAAAAAGTGGCTCAAATTCTAAGTCTTAGTGAAGATTTTCCACTTTTAAAAAGAATGGTTTTAGAGCAGTTTATAAAGCATAATGAGCCTTTAGACGGTCTAAGTATGCTGCGTCTTGATGAGTGTATAGACATAGTTTTTAGACTTGATAATCTTTTAAATTTAGAAAATACGGAGTTTAAAGAGCTTTTAGGCGCTAAGGGTCTATCTGATGATAAGCCAAAAGATTTTAATTTAGCTCTTTTAAGGGCCGCAAACGATAATTTTCTTGGAGCAACTCTTAGTTTTAGTTATTTTTGTACCGAGTGCAAAACAAGTTATCCGTTATTTTTCTACCGCTGTCCAAACTGCGCGAGATTAGGAAGTGTAAAAATTTTAACCCACGTTATAAAGGATACTAGTGAAGAAGATATGCCTTTTTAG
- a CDS encoding carbonic anhydrase, translating to MHDVINGAVKFMEEDFLEHKELFEKLGTKQTPHTLFIGCSDSRVVPNLITNTLPGELFVVRNIGNIVPHYRVSEEFLATTAAIEYAINVLHIKNIIVCGHSNCGGCAALYDSDEQLSKVPIVKRWLMLISDIKEEVLKYKTLSPAKRAWITERLNIINSTQNLLTFPGAKEKIENAEIKIYGWHYIIETGEVYNYDEPTKTFKLLEKSIDYDKIFNQIFTDF from the coding sequence GTGCATGATGTTATAAATGGTGCAGTTAAATTTATGGAAGAAGATTTCTTAGAGCATAAAGAGTTATTTGAAAAATTAGGCACAAAACAAACACCTCACACTCTGTTTATCGGATGTTCTGACTCAAGAGTTGTTCCGAATTTGATAACAAATACGCTTCCGGGCGAACTTTTTGTAGTAAGAAATATAGGAAATATCGTACCGCACTACAGAGTAAGTGAAGAGTTCTTAGCAACTACCGCAGCAATAGAATACGCTATAAATGTTTTACATATAAAAAATATAATCGTATGCGGACATAGCAACTGCGGAGGCTGTGCGGCTTTGTACGATAGCGATGAGCAATTAAGCAAAGTTCCTATCGTAAAAAGATGGCTGATGTTGATATCGGATATAAAAGAAGAGGTTTTAAAATACAAAACTCTAAGTCCTGCTAAAAGAGCATGGATAACAGAGAGGTTAAATATCATAAACTCCACTCAAAATCTATTAACTTTTCCTGGAGCTAAGGAAAAAATAGAAAACGCAGAGATCAAAATTTACGGTTGGCACTACATCATAGAAACAGGAGAAGTTTATAATTATGATGAACCTACAAAAACATTTAAATTACTTGAAAAGAGCATAGACTATGATAAAATTTTTAATCAAATTTTTACTGATTTTTAG
- the aroC gene encoding chorismate synthase produces MNTFGSKLRLTTFGESHGKAIGGVLDGFPAGVAIDEEFLQSEMDKRKPGGKYATSRKEADEVEILSGIFEGFSTGTPIGFIIKNSNQHSKDYDSIKDLFRPGHADFTYFSKFGVRDHRGGGRSSARETAVRVAAGAFGAMMLKEFDIDIKSGVFSIGKLKSNKIDFEFASKSEIFMLDSDIEEDAKNLILDVKNSNDSVGAATLTIINGVPAGLGEVLYDKLDARLAAAMMGINGVKGVEIGLGSQASFILGSQNNDFMDKNGFMSNNAGGILGGISNGEPIMIKTYFKPTPSIFKDQPTINLNGDEVTCALRGRHDPCIGIRGSVVANAMARLVISDMLLLNASSKLSNLKKIYS; encoded by the coding sequence ATGAATACGTTTGGAAGCAAGCTTAGACTAACTACATTTGGGGAGAGTCACGGAAAAGCTATCGGAGGAGTTTTGGATGGATTTCCTGCCGGAGTAGCTATAGATGAAGAGTTTTTGCAAAGCGAGATGGATAAAAGAAAACCGGGCGGAAAGTACGCTACAAGTAGAAAAGAAGCCGATGAAGTAGAGATATTGAGCGGTATTTTTGAAGGATTTAGTACAGGAACACCTATAGGATTTATAATAAAAAACTCAAATCAGCACTCAAAAGATTATGATAGTATAAAAGATCTTTTCAGACCAGGACACGCGGATTTTACGTATTTTTCTAAATTTGGAGTGCGAGATCATAGAGGCGGAGGCAGAAGTAGCGCTAGAGAAACTGCCGTTCGAGTAGCCGCAGGAGCTTTTGGAGCTATGATGTTAAAAGAGTTTGATATAGATATTAAAAGTGGAGTTTTTAGTATAGGAAAACTCAAATCAAATAAAATTGATTTTGAATTTGCCAGTAAAAGTGAGATTTTTATGCTTGATAGCGATATAGAAGAGGACGCAAAAAATCTTATACTAGATGTAAAAAATAGCAACGATAGCGTAGGAGCTGCTACTCTTACTATTATAAATGGCGTTCCTGCTGGGCTAGGAGAGGTGCTTTATGATAAGCTTGATGCTAGACTCGCGGCTGCTATGATGGGTATAAATGGAGTAAAAGGAGTAGAGATAGGTTTAGGAAGCCAAGCTAGTTTTATTTTAGGAAGTCAAAATAATGATTTTATGGATAAAAACGGATTTATGAGCAATAACGCAGGCGGAATCTTAGGCGGAATCTCAAACGGTGAGCCTATAATGATAAAAACTTATTTTAAGCCGACTCCAAGTATATTTAAAGATCAGCCTACCATAAATTTAAACGGCGATGAGGTGACTTGCGCTTTAAGAGGTCGTCATGATCCTTGTATAGGCATAAGAGGCAGCGTAGTTGCTAATGCTATGGCAAGACTAGTTATATCTGATATGCTTCTTTTAAATGCTAGCTCAAAGCTTTCAAATTTAAAAAAAATCTACTCTTAA